In Phyllopteryx taeniolatus isolate TA_2022b chromosome 5, UOR_Ptae_1.2, whole genome shotgun sequence, the DNA window gtcatgcgaTATCACCTTTGCTAAAACCTTTTGAAACTTTGCATTATCTCGTGTCTCGGTCATTTCGGCACACCGCGGTCATCGGCAGTCAGAGTCGTGTTTCAAGCGTTCCGTCCCCAAATTTGAAACACGGTGTTATGCAGCGCTGGCAGACGCATTCGATTTCCCACATGTATTGCGCGTACAGCCCACGGAGTCCCGTACTTTGATGGCATTTTGTAGGCTCGCATTGAAACTGGTGTTTGCATTTGTGCGCAGGTCTTCTGATGTTTGCCATCACTCACATCCTCTACTCATCCGCCTTTGGAATGAAGCCCGTCAATGCGCGCGCAGGCCTGCTGATCACTGCTGTGTCCAGTGTGAGCTACATACTGCTCTACCCTTACCTGTCAGGCCCCTTTACCTACCTGGTGGCCGTCTACATCGCTCTGATCGGTTTCATGGGCTGGAGGGCCGTCGCGGGCCTGCAGCTGGCCAATGACCTTTGGACCTGGACCAAGCTGTCAGCCTGCCTGGGCGCCGTGCTGTTCATGGTCTCTGACCTCACTATAGCGGTCAACAAGTTCTGTTTCCCTGTGCCCCACTCGCGGGCTATCATCATGGCAACCTACTACGCCGCCCAGATGCTGATCGCTCTGTCAGCCGTGGAATGCCAGGATGCGGAGGTCGCGCGCAAGAGGATATGAGGGGCCTCTCTGTCTCTTGTGACGACAAGCTGCCGGTAGCTGCTCCCCGGGCGGTCGTGGACACATTTCACTACCGCATCCCCAAGCCTCAGCCCTCGCCTCCGTTGTCGCCATGGCGACTGGACCGCCACAGTCTCCCACCTCTCCCTCACTATGATGCTGTGGTTGTATTATCTCCAGTGCtacctgcctcttctggaatgTGCACGGTATTGCTCATCTGCCCGacaaagtattgctttggtttcTTTTCGTTTAAGGAGAACGTGTCATTAGAGACATTTGAGGAACGTCTTAGGGGGCTGGGGTTCTGGAtatatgtctttttttgttgtagtcCTAACCCTCACCTGTCCCTTAGCAATACATCACCTCCTGACTCAAGACACTTAGAAATCACCCTAACTTGGTCCATAATTGCAAATCAATGTTTgtgactttatttatttgtatttttgggggggaactgTCTAAGAAGGTAATGTGTAGCTTTTGTCACATCACAACCAGGTCACGATGATCCTCAAAAGTTGAATCAAAGGCAACTGGATGCCAAGAAGTCAAGTCGCCTTCAATTTAACATTTGTGGTGAAGCTTTAGTTGTCTCTCAAAAGGGATTTCCTACCGACTTGCTCGTATTTAACTCGACGCCTTTTCTTGTTCTGTCTTCCCCTGTATCGAGGGtgctatttaaaacaaaaacaatgatagTGTGATGAGCAATTGTATGAGCTGCAAACTCTTCCATTCCACTCACAAATAACCACGACGCTGTTGTTTGGTCTGCTTTTCGACAAGCTCAGCGACACAGCCAGTCTCATTGTCGTAGGATTCACAATCGCCGTTGTGCGGAGTTGAGTCGGTATGTGGGGCAGGTAAAGTTCATTGGTCACTCGCATGGGAATGCTTTTCGCCGGCATTGGGAGGAACTGCTGACCTGTCTAGGGCAAAGTCCAGCTCTGTGCCAATTTCATCTGAGATTCACTTCAGCTCTCCTTAGACCCGTATGAAAAAGGCAGGAAGTAGTGGatgggttcaaaccccggctgCAAAGGTCGCCGGTGCACATTATGAGAGAAAAGTGATTTGATTTCACATTGACTGAATTGTTATTGAAATGTGTGTTGTCCCATATTTGGGCAGCCGGCCTGTCGCGCGAGGAAAGTCTTTCCGAACCCGTGTAGGTTGTACGAACAAATGCAAGCAATGCCGAAACCTATTTCACAAAACGAAGGCCAAGGTAGATGAAATATTCTTTTCAAttcaaaaaacccaacaaaatcCTAATGGCATCGCCTGCCGTTTCCTAATGTCTTCTGTCATGCCCGCCCGTGCACCAAGGAACAAAGTGATGGGCTTACAAATTGAAGTCGCTGCGCGCTTGACTTTGGCTTTCTTTTGTTAACAGTCCAGCCTTGGCAGAGCTCGGCGCTCCACCGTCTTGACATGCATCCATCATTTTTTGGGCTGTTCGAATGAAGTGTCAACTATCTTAGAACATCGCAACTTTCTTCagctgtccacacacacacacaaacatacactatatacgtctttgcgtgtgtgtgtgtctgtgaattGCCAAGTTGTGGATGTCAGAGTGAaaatctactgtatgtacacttGAACCGGCTTAAGGCCAGAGTTTGATCTCTCTCTGCGCTGGCATAATGTCTCCTGTACAGCAGATCCCCAAAAGTCTCCATCCAGCTgcttgtttttgtgatgtagaaGATGAGTCAGCCTTGTGACCTACAGTAGAAGCAGCATATTTTGGGCTCGAATTACAAATTGTATCCCTTCGGGGCCTTTCGACCGTAGAGGTTCCACTTGATTTCGATTTTTGGAATTGACGATGACGATTAATACCACTCAAAGGAGAATCGCTGTACATTACAAATGTACTCTTGCAGTTAGCTGCGAGTCTCATTCAGAGGTCACGTTTAGTTCTTTTGATAAGGGAATTGATACATACAAAACAAACGGCAATGGGAAAGAATCCAACCCGGATGAGGGCTTTCCGCATGTGGGCGAGGAACCTTCACCCACACACTGTTGTGTTTCCATTCCACCAGAACGAAACTGCAGACAGAGCACAGCGATGACTTGGACTTCTGCAATTTACTGACAGCAAGAGTAGTGCAAATAAGCCAAGACGATATTTGTGGCTGCCGTTCGGCCGGACGGTTCCTCAATCCGCTTTTGACACGTCAGCACGGCCGTCGGCGTATTCGCGCTGTCGGTCGGTTGCGCGTGTCTATTTTTTGACGTGTCCACCGAGCGTCGCGGCTTCGTCCCGCTCGGGACTCTCCCTCATCCGTGCTTCTGTCTCCTTGTTTTGTCTTGAGCATCAGGTCGAACCATATCGGGACTAGAAAGACTTGAGTCAAGCGCTTTTGCTAATCTGTGGGCAATTTATGTAAGCAGCCCTTTTGCCCTCTGCCGAATAAAGGCATGAGGATTTGTCCCCTTCTGCAATACATAAGACAAGATGAACTATTTCTACAGTTCTTTTTGTGCGGCAACCGCCACTCTAGAAGGCGGTGCGTGCTGAAAATCCTAAAGCTGCGAGGTATCATTCCTATCAAACCGCTGCTTGTATTCCACTCCCGACGCAATGGACGGCAGCGAGCCACTCCGGTTACGTTTGGCTGTGCTGCTGGCGTCTTTCGGAAGCTGGTGTTGACGGAGAATGTCGCCGGATTGAAATGAGATGAAACCCTCCCCGCCTGCCCGTCAGCAGGTCAGACGGACACGAAGGCCACTTCGGCCGCTTCGCCTCGGCCTGTCGATCGTCccgaaaaagaaagaaaaaaaaaaaaaacaaaaaaacctgtgaGAGCTGTAGGAGGCCTTTCGGGTCGTCCAGAACCGGTAGCTAGTGTACTACGGGGGTCCAGATTTTCACTTGCACTTTGCCGTTACTCTCCTGACTTGCTCTCTTGACCTGCGCATGACAACGTAGGCTGAAATGAATCCACAATGTCAACAACGCTCATCTCCATGAATCAAGTTCAGAtcttgtgtgcgtgcgcgcgtgtttcACGTTAAGACTGACAAACTTACAATATCCCGATGAAGGTAAAACAGAACCGTCGACGCTGGCCGAGTTTGTTTGTTGAATACTTTTACCTGGAGATGAAAGAGTAAAGATGTGTTCAGAAAGTTGAGTTTTTTGacattgttattttgtttacattttgacaaatcTATAACAACGTTTGGCACTGAATGCATATCCAACGTTTCATTGTCGGAGTAGTTTTGCCGGAACTACGAGAATCATTTTAGAACGATTCGCTCAAAACAATGCCATCAATGTCGCGCAACTCTTCAACTGAATCTTTTATATGCTGCTACGATATGACGTGAGGGCTGCGATGAAAAGACGAAGAATATTTGAAAGATGCAACAAAGCAACGTGGAAGTCGGACTTTTAGTTCACAGCACGTATCGTTCGGGAGGTATTTCAAACTTgtcagtgtttttttggggggggaatcatGATTATGAaatcaaaaaaagaaagcatgcTTTTCCCCCCTTCGGATGGCCGCGTATAATTTAACTTGATTTAATGGCAAAAATGTGTGCCTGTATTTCTATGCTatgatactgtatttttcacTTGTGATTTCTTGTTTCTTTCAAGACTGTATAGACCAAATAGTTCCTTTGCTGTAGTGAAACTgctatgaatgtgaatgtgaaatgtGTAGTGGAGAAATAAACGCAATGGCAATGCAACTTCAACAAACGGCGTGTTTCCTAGACTGCCGGAGGCAAAAGTCCCACAATCCAAATgttgaataataataacttgATTCACGTAGCACCCTTAAGCTTGTCAAAAGGTACGGTGGGAAAAACTGCACACGCTCTGTTTTAGTAGCTGCTCCGTTTTGTTGTGTGGCTAACGTGGCAAAGCCTGTGGAAGGCCACCCACGCTGCTGCGCTGCCCACCAAGCTTCCTCTTTCTCATTTTACACCCAACTTCTTTCAttcgtcttgttttttttgttccccccccgcTCGCTTTTTCAACCCACACAAAGTGGCCGGTTTTCTCTAAATGCGTGTCATTCATTCGCTGCCAACGAGCTCCGTTCTCCTCCTCGAATGGGGCGTCTGTGTaacaaacctgttttgaaatgtCAATAGAAAACTTACAatcaatatcagaatcagaatcagaatcctctttatttgccaagcatgtcaccaaaaaaaaaaccacacgcaaggaatttgtctccggtcgtcggagccgctcgagtacgacaacagacaatccgTTGAcagagaaagacattgacacacacacacacacacaaaaaagtggcTAGATGTCTGCTAATGCCGGtccattgattttatttttggggacaattgtgcaaaagatgcaagagtcctctcgcactcgAAGCAGTTCGAAGGACTGATATTGCAAGAGTGGACAATATGGCAGCAAGTGAGGTGCAATTGGGTCATGTGAACGCAGTGCACTTGAGCAACACAGAAACTAATCCGAAATGCTGGAGCAGTTTGTTCCGTTCGGAGCGGCATCCTTCCTTTTCTCTCACATTCTGTGAGATCGACCGTTCAGGCTCGCAGGAAGCCCCTTCGGTGCTCAATGGATCGAAACTCGGCAACGTGACACGGCGTTTGTGCGAGCCAGCCCGATGACGTCCGGAGACGAGTTTCTTTCTGCGGTCGCCGCTAACCGGAACGCGCGCTCGATGTCGCAGGCCTTCTGCAACCTCACGCACGCCGTCACACGTTGCTCTCAGTGCCAGAACACATTTTGTCCTTGTAACTCATAAAGGCATTGAAGTCCGCTACTCCAAAAAAGCTAGCGAAATACTGCAAGGCTTTGcggtgaaatttcagaatgagcctaaaatgcacGGCGACCTTTACTTCTTTGGTGCTGTAGACTTTGCAATGCATGCCCTACACTTTTTGCACAACCTGCTGTTCTCGAACACAACAGGCGTTATATTCACGGATCAAGCGATGCGTTTCCTGGTTCGCTTCGATTCAATATCGAAACGGTTCCTAAATTGTCAGAGAGCGACAGGTTGTAGTATGGCTACAATTTGGCCCTATTCTTATCCCCGAGTGACACAGAGGCCGCAGTGGAGCGGATGCGTTTCTTGCATCTCGCcttgactattgcaatatcCCGCTCTCCGCTCGTCCCAAGAAGCCCTGCAGTTTGCACAAAATGCTGCAGTCAGAGTCAGACTTCGGACTCGCACGACAAAGTTTGAGCAAGTTCCTCCGATACTGGCCAACTCGCACGGGCTCTCAGAAAATACGACACGGCTTAGCATATAATAATACCTGTCTCGCTGACTCCCACAAACTCCAAGTAAGTCGCTCGTTTGGAGAACATTCTCGACTCGGGGAGGCCCTCCCCGTGGAAATTAGAGCGGCTCGCTCTGCAGAAAGCTTTACATCTCCATTTAAGACTTATTTCCACACTCTGCCAACGACAGCGAGTAGGCTACTAAGTGGCCTCTTGCCCCGTCCCACCTTTGGGCCCCTTTAGGGATTATTCCCGATGATGGTTTTTCTTCTCTTCCAATTCATCCCGATTTTCCTCCATTCAACTGCCGCTGGACCAGTTGTTGGATGGCATGTAAAAGACGACGCCCCACACTTGCTcatgtggacattttttttaaaacaaatcaatcaataacATCTAGTGTCCATTACCGGAAATCCAAAGCGCTGTGACGAATGCATGCAGAAGGCATGTTGCCAACTTTCCTCCTTTAACGAGACTCTCCAACAGGACTTTGTCGTCCTCATCTGGAAGTACACCGGCAACCGATACTAAAAATCAAATATGCCTCAACCGTAAGTTGCTTTTGCAACTTTTCTTCGAAACGCACCGAAGATCCTATCAGGTTGCAGGAGCGCTTTGTCATCCCAAGCGGATTCTCCGGCGCTAGCGTGTGCTCGCCAACATCTTTGGTGCCGCAAATAGGAGCAACCGGGGCGCACGCTCCATTGGCGGTCCGCTGCTTGACCTTTTCGCACAAGGCCCCGCCCCGCGGgtcacattgacatttttttccccttcataaataaaatgagcatttatggcattttatgttatctttgtctggcatttacatttgtttgatgatgttaaacattaaagtgaagaaacttcagtttgtttgtttgtttgttgttaacGCGTCGATCTCCGCAGCGTCCGGATAATGGCGTTTAGGGATTGCTTTCGGGATGAATGAGAGTGACAGCGAGACAGGCGGACACTCGCTGCGCCCTTGGCTCTGAAGGGGCTTTGGGCCTCATGAGCGTCAGTCACTCCCGAAAAGATCAGCTTGTTGACTCCCCTCTGTCCCATCGCACAAGAACAACAATTACTCAAGGAGAAAAAGGTCCAGTAGCAGAGAGTTTTCCATCTACATACAAATGATAGTCTTGTACTGTACGTATTCATGTTGTGTACCACTTCACCTTGGAGTCATCACCTATAAATGACAGCCTAACTAAATTGCCGTTGAGTTTGCTTTGAAGCGCACACGTCCGCAGTGCGAATGAAGCATTCCACCACCAATGACCCAGGTGATAAATGTGATAAAAAGTCTGAGCCGGCAATAATGTTGAGGATGTTGAACTACAGTACTGTGCCAAGGTTTTAGGCCCACCAAGTGtatcctcatttaaaaaagggAAATGACAACCAAGCCACTCAACTGTGACTACTGAACACAATCTTAATGAGTGTTCTTGCCTTCCTTCACCGCCGCCAAGGGACAAATGTGCTTGGGAAGATACCTACATGCCCCAACTTGCATCTTTGGCAAGTCAAGTCCAAATCTTGTTCCGCGCACTATATACAAAATGAGCTCGTTGTGAGCGGGGACTTGGTTGGATTTCTTTCAACTCGGCATGAGGGAGAACATTTATCGCGCGACTTCATTTGGATGCTCGGGGGACGGTTTTTGTTTCAGACGTTGAAGACCGAAGATGTAGCAGCTCACAGTCTACCGATGTTTGATCTCGTGTTCTTGGATTGTTAAATGCAGTCCAACAGAAGCCTCTCAGGAGTGAAAACATGACTCCAACGATTCCGTATTCCATAGGCTCCCTGGAAAGGGGTCGAGGGGCAGAGAGGTCTCCGATGCCGACGGCGTACACTGCACAGATCCTCTCGTAGTCGTCCTTGTCAGCTCCAGACAAGATGTTCTTCTCCGCATTGCTGCGGAAGGAAGAAGAAGCCGGAACGTCTTGATTGAAACGATGGACCGTATTTCTCGACTTCCATTACACCAAATATGTCGAATGATCTGCACGTGCTCACTCAAACTGGGCATGATTGATTTTCGAAAGGCAGAATTGGGTACCTCACGTTGTGGCTGCTGTTGGCATATACACATTGTGTTCATGTGCAGAGGAGTGTGCACGCTTTGCGTGTGTGTTGGACGTTATGCGCACACTGCACACGACAGCTCATTCGGAGGCCTCGTCCTCTGCCGCTGCGACAACACTAGTGCACAGGGAGGTCTTTAGATCTCATCCTGTGGATATTTATGGAAGCGTAAAGGGGGCTGGTGCGGGGGAGGATAAAAGAGCCTTGAACGTTGACAGATTCCGGGAGTGTCAAAACTCGTCAAAGACAGCCTAGCGTTTCTTTGGCATCAGAGCTGGATCTGGgagaggaaaacaacaaccacaaaccCTATTGAAGGAAGGTTCACATTCTGTACTATTATTCAATGGTTGGACTCACGTTCTTTCTTTCAAAGCATTTTGTCGATCTGTGGATCCTCCAGGGTTAGGTTTCTGACCTGAAATGCAATGCAGTGTCATGATTCgtcaccaacaacaaaaaaagctcatTAAACTGTTGAGCGTAAGCTGCTCATTGCAGTACTGCTTTGAGGCTACAGATGGCAGTGCAGTGCCGGTAATGTACTGGTGACTTTGCAGCAGTGCAACTTGTCATCATCTCGTCATCCGCCTCAGAAGGCGGACGGCGAAGGGACGATGCGGGGAGATGTCAGCAGCCACAAGTTAATTGCTTTACAGTAGCTATTGAAGCTTCACTTAAGATGGCGCAGGGAGAGGTGCAGAGCATTGAGTGTCTACCTACTTCTCATCCTGATGCATTGTACCTGGATGCTGTCTCATCTGACAGCAGCAAGTTGTTAAAGCCCCGCCCGCTACAGAAGTGCTTAgctcactttgtgtgtgtgtgtgtgtgaaaccaccacaattttacaaaatgtgtatCAAAGTAGGACAGCACCACTAGCGGGCAAGTGGTTAGtatgtctgccttacagttccaAGCTTCGGCCTTAGAACATCAGGCCTCCCTGAATTGAAGACTACATTTTCAACGTGAGCGTGAATGTCGACATGTGCACCGGAACTGGCTTGCTATCAGTTGCCTAGAATGGAAAAGGCTCCGGCTCACCCGTCACCCTTTATGAGGTCGAGCGCGACACAAAAT includes these proteins:
- the tmem86a gene encoding lysoplasmalogenase-like protein TMEM86A isoform X1; translated protein: MCSRLTRWNRNKQDCLHSQEYSRTQDSSVEEEEVKSEGPKLVPFFKATCVYFVLWLPTSSPSWFSALIKCLPIFCLWVFLLAHGFSFLGAHSSARKILAGLIFSALGDAFLIWQEQGYFVHGLLMFAITHILYSSAFGMKPVNARAGLLITAVSSVSYILLYPYLSGPFTYLVAVYIALIGFMGWRAVAGLQLANDLWTWTKLSACLGAVLFMVSDLTIAVNKFCFPVPHSRAIIMATYYAAQMLIALSAVECQDAEVARKRI
- the tmem86a gene encoding lysoplasmalogenase-like protein TMEM86A isoform X2, whose translation is MVSPVTVVKSEGPKLVPFFKATCVYFVLWLPTSSPSWFSALIKCLPIFCLWVFLLAHGFSFLGAHSSARKILAGLIFSALGDAFLIWQEQGYFVHGLLMFAITHILYSSAFGMKPVNARAGLLITAVSSVSYILLYPYLSGPFTYLVAVYIALIGFMGWRAVAGLQLANDLWTWTKLSACLGAVLFMVSDLTIAVNKFCFPVPHSRAIIMATYYAAQMLIALSAVECQDAEVARKRI